In Ensifer canadensis, a genomic segment contains:
- a CDS encoding LpxI family protein, whose protein sequence is MSATASRAATGGRLAIIAGGGALPHHVAEAVRARGEDPFVIALSREAEESDWVGFDHSVLAIGDFSGISRTFKEQRIDRVVLSGWVRRRPEWRDIRPTLKTLARIPSVLKTLVSGGDDAVLRMAMQLIEASGAHVIGVHEVVPNLLADPGPIGAIAPSDDDRRDVEAGIAAANALGELDVGQGAIAVGGRVVALEGAEGTDAMLERVATLKTEGRVSARRRGVLVKLCKPGQDLRADLPSIGPSTVAGAVAAGLAGIAVEAGRALVLERAEVIEAANRAGLFVIGVERSGHRGKA, encoded by the coding sequence ATGTCGGCCACGGCGAGCCGCGCAGCAACTGGCGGCCGGCTCGCGATCATCGCCGGCGGCGGAGCGCTGCCGCATCATGTGGCCGAGGCCGTTCGTGCCCGTGGAGAAGATCCATTTGTGATCGCGCTCTCGCGCGAAGCGGAAGAGAGCGATTGGGTCGGTTTCGATCACTCCGTGCTCGCCATCGGCGATTTCTCCGGCATCAGCCGCACATTCAAAGAACAACGCATCGACCGCGTTGTGCTTTCGGGCTGGGTCCGTCGTAGACCGGAATGGCGCGACATTCGCCCGACGCTGAAAACGCTTGCCAGAATACCGAGCGTTTTGAAGACGCTGGTGTCTGGCGGCGATGACGCTGTCTTGCGCATGGCGATGCAACTCATCGAAGCAAGCGGCGCCCACGTGATCGGCGTGCATGAGGTGGTTCCGAACCTTCTGGCGGATCCAGGGCCGATTGGCGCTATCGCCCCATCGGACGATGACAGACGCGACGTTGAGGCCGGCATCGCTGCCGCCAACGCGCTTGGCGAACTCGACGTGGGGCAGGGCGCCATCGCTGTCGGTGGTCGCGTGGTTGCCCTGGAGGGCGCCGAGGGCACCGATGCGATGCTCGAGCGGGTGGCGACACTCAAGACGGAAGGACGCGTCTCGGCGCGTCGGCGTGGCGTTCTGGTCAAGCTTTGTAAGCCGGGGCAGGACTTGCGTGCGGATCTGCCATCGATCGGACCATCGACCGTCGCTGGCGCTGTCGCGGCCGGGCTTGCCGGAATTGCTGTCGAGGCCGGTCGCGCCCTGGTGCTCGAGCGCGCGGAGGTGATCGAAGCTGCCAACCGCGCGGGGCTGTTTGTCATTGGTGTCGAGCGGAGCGGTCACCGGGGAAAAGCATGA
- a CDS encoding ComEC/Rec2 family competence protein — translation MSEIEVRSLMQDADRVAPAPPASVSIGSMSATPANARGNLVFRLVKSCAALAHARLRPEAIAAHWREAVEEESAFGHGLVLVPVLLAAGVLTWLSLPYDLGLIKLALLLCVFGIAALLCNLRVRALRAPRIAAGLFTAGMMLAAIEASRIDTIVLDGPVTTNLRGKVFSREKNDRDHWRYGIVIEQTTKPTLRRAPLKAMVLSRSPHAPLAIGATIEGRARLSPPSGPALPGLNDFAFDSYFRQIGAVGYFYGAPLSPIADGAATVADRSFWMRMAEYLAALRETVGERIRTAVGGDTGALAAALVTAEERAIGRDTVEMLRQAGLAHVLAISGLKMVLAAGTFLIGARTVLSAVPGLAQRVAIKKVAAAGALAMVFLYILISGGAVSAVRAWIMISNMLVAVFFDRMSISLRNIALAAIVIIVITPSAVAGPGFQMSFAATLALVAGYARWRQRAEAEEPAVAGRWWGRRLVTGFVIGVVATSLIGGLATAVYSAAYFQRLPAYGLLANILAAPLISIVIMPFGLFAMVLTPFGLEQYPLAVMAWGLDGMLVIARFVTSLDGEFLTGRVGPLAFVLIAAGGVILCVLRTWLAGLGAVLLFSGLVCLAFEDRQLPAIVVSEDGRLVGLVTDAAIATNRDRPSDFLFSQWQRALAVDAHVAPMPAQGAVADGLYPEAKLRPAKAQTRTIDAATAAAIRHDINSALGQVSPNAFSCREKEWCIARSDAGWTVALVENPYLFEVLCNQVDLLIVPGSTERTCSSGRARILSGRLLRLVGAIEIFAEPVAGDELPKMRFKTSFTSLQRPWERHRAYDWRSDGFVDNSPAL, via the coding sequence ATGAGCGAGATCGAAGTCCGGTCTTTGATGCAGGACGCAGATCGTGTCGCTCCGGCACCACCCGCTTCGGTTTCGATCGGGAGCATGTCTGCAACGCCTGCGAATGCACGCGGCAACCTCGTTTTTCGCCTTGTCAAATCTTGCGCCGCGCTCGCGCACGCACGCCTCCGACCAGAGGCGATTGCCGCACACTGGCGCGAAGCGGTCGAAGAAGAATCGGCCTTCGGCCACGGATTGGTGCTTGTCCCCGTCCTGTTAGCCGCCGGCGTGCTGACGTGGCTCTCGCTGCCCTATGACCTCGGACTCATCAAACTTGCACTGCTGCTTTGCGTTTTCGGAATAGCCGCCTTGCTGTGCAACCTCCGTGTGCGCGCCCTGCGTGCGCCGAGGATCGCAGCGGGGCTGTTCACGGCGGGAATGATGCTTGCGGCGATCGAGGCATCGCGCATCGACACGATCGTTCTCGATGGACCGGTAACGACGAACCTGCGCGGCAAGGTATTTTCGCGCGAGAAGAATGATCGGGACCACTGGCGCTACGGAATTGTCATCGAGCAAACCACGAAGCCGACGTTGCGCCGTGCGCCGTTGAAGGCCATGGTGCTGTCGCGCAGCCCGCACGCGCCGTTGGCGATCGGGGCAACGATCGAGGGCAGGGCGCGTCTTTCGCCGCCTTCCGGCCCTGCGTTGCCAGGCCTCAACGACTTCGCATTCGATTCTTATTTCCGGCAGATCGGCGCCGTCGGTTACTTCTATGGTGCGCCACTTAGCCCGATAGCCGACGGTGCTGCGACGGTGGCGGACCGCTCGTTTTGGATGCGGATGGCGGAGTATCTGGCCGCGCTACGCGAAACGGTCGGCGAGCGGATCCGCACGGCAGTCGGTGGCGACACTGGTGCGCTCGCTGCAGCCCTGGTGACGGCGGAAGAAAGGGCGATTGGTCGCGACACCGTCGAGATGCTGCGACAGGCGGGCTTGGCGCACGTTTTGGCGATCTCCGGTCTCAAGATGGTGCTTGCGGCAGGTACGTTTCTAATCGGAGCGCGTACCGTCTTGAGTGCGGTTCCCGGGTTGGCGCAGCGCGTGGCGATCAAGAAGGTTGCCGCTGCGGGCGCTCTGGCAATGGTCTTCCTTTACATCTTGATTTCCGGTGGAGCCGTATCCGCCGTCCGCGCCTGGATCATGATTTCGAACATGCTGGTTGCGGTCTTCTTCGACCGCATGTCGATCAGCCTGAGAAATATCGCGCTGGCTGCGATTGTCATCATCGTGATCACGCCATCTGCCGTTGCGGGGCCGGGCTTCCAGATGTCGTTCGCCGCCACGCTGGCGTTGGTTGCTGGCTATGCGCGCTGGCGCCAGCGTGCGGAAGCAGAAGAGCCGGCAGTCGCCGGGCGTTGGTGGGGCAGGCGGCTCGTCACGGGTTTCGTTATCGGCGTGGTTGCGACCTCATTGATCGGCGGACTTGCAACCGCGGTTTACTCTGCCGCCTATTTCCAGCGACTGCCGGCCTATGGGTTGCTCGCCAATATTCTCGCAGCGCCACTGATCAGCATTGTGATCATGCCGTTCGGCCTCTTCGCCATGGTGTTGACGCCTTTCGGTCTCGAGCAGTACCCGCTCGCCGTCATGGCTTGGGGCCTTGACGGTATGCTGGTGATCGCCCGCTTCGTCACGTCGCTCGACGGCGAGTTTCTGACCGGCCGCGTCGGGCCGCTGGCATTCGTTCTTATCGCTGCCGGCGGCGTTATTCTGTGTGTGTTGCGCACTTGGCTGGCAGGGCTCGGAGCCGTGCTGCTGTTTTCCGGACTCGTGTGCCTCGCGTTCGAAGACAGGCAATTGCCGGCGATCGTGGTATCGGAAGATGGGCGCCTCGTCGGATTGGTCACCGACGCCGCCATTGCGACGAACCGGGATCGTCCCTCCGACTTCCTTTTCTCTCAATGGCAGCGGGCATTGGCGGTCGACGCCCACGTCGCTCCGATGCCCGCGCAAGGGGCGGTCGCTGATGGTCTTTATCCCGAGGCGAAGCTACGGCCCGCGAAGGCGCAAACGAGGACCATCGATGCCGCGACAGCCGCCGCCATCCGTCACGATATCAACTCCGCGCTCGGCCAAGTTTCGCCGAATGCTTTTTCGTGCCGCGAGAAAGAATGGTGCATCGCTCGAAGCGATGCCGGCTGGACCGTTGCTCTCGTCGAAAACCCCTACCTGTTTGAGGTGCTGTGCAATCAGGTCGATCTGCTGATCGTGCCGGGAAGCACCGAGCGGACCTGTTCATCCGGCCGGGCGCGGATCCTGAGTGGACGCCTGCTGCGATTGGTAGGTGCGATCGAGATTTTCGCCGAGCCGGTTGCGGGCGATGAGCTTCCGAAAATGCGCTTCAAGACGTCGTTCACGTCGCTGCAACGCCCTTGGGAGCGGCACCGCGCATATGACTGGAGAAGTGACGGCTTCGTCGATAACTCTCCCGCCCTTTGA
- the lpxA gene encoding acyl-ACP--UDP-N-acetylglucosamine O-acyltransferase: MIASTAKIHPSSIIEDGAVIGENVKIGPFCYIGPKVVLGDDMELMSHVVVAGRTTVGKGTKIFPNAVIGGDSQSVHHSTVDTILQIGDNCTIREGVTMNAGTVEYGGATIVGNNNLFLAYSHVAHDCRLGSNIIMSNNVLLAGHVTIEDRAILGGGCAVHQFTRIGRQAFIGGLSAVSYDVIPYGMLNGNPGVLSGLNVVGMTRAGIERATIHVVRRAYKQIFEGPESVRANAAAIRADYADCAPVVEILDFIAAESDRALSSPSRGKA; the protein is encoded by the coding sequence ATGATTGCATCAACAGCGAAGATCCACCCGTCCTCGATCATCGAAGATGGCGCGGTCATCGGTGAGAACGTCAAAATCGGCCCGTTTTGCTACATCGGGCCGAAAGTCGTTCTCGGAGACGACATGGAACTGATGAGCCACGTCGTTGTCGCCGGCCGCACGACGGTCGGCAAGGGCACCAAGATTTTCCCGAATGCCGTCATTGGCGGAGATTCGCAAAGCGTGCATCACAGCACTGTCGACACCATTTTGCAGATCGGCGACAACTGCACGATCCGCGAAGGTGTCACGATGAATGCGGGAACCGTCGAATATGGCGGTGCGACGATCGTCGGCAATAACAATCTGTTCCTCGCCTATTCGCATGTGGCGCATGATTGCCGCCTCGGCAGCAACATCATCATGTCGAACAACGTGTTGTTGGCCGGCCATGTGACGATCGAGGACCGCGCTATCCTTGGCGGCGGCTGTGCCGTGCACCAATTCACGCGCATCGGTCGTCAGGCGTTCATCGGCGGCCTCTCCGCCGTAAGCTACGACGTCATTCCCTATGGCATGCTCAACGGCAATCCCGGTGTCCTGAGCGGGCTGAACGTTGTGGGCATGACCCGGGCGGGCATTGAGCGTGCAACGATCCACGTGGTTCGCCGCGCCTACAAGCAGATCTTCGAGGGCCCAGAATCAGTTCGCGCCAATGCCGCCGCCATTCGCGCTGATTATGCCGACTGTGCGCCTGTTGTCGAAATCCTCGATTTCATCGCAGCCGAAAGCGACAGGGCACTGTCTTCACCAAGTCGCGGCAAGGCCTGA
- the exbB gene encoding tonB-system energizer ExbB, which produces MPNRTRSKLNLLAAATLVLASGLPSTVVFAQATTSTETTAPAVSQAQDAGPAGTARANANAAARGEQPTVDGLPATGSEAGAQTPAVSIETPAAEAAANPVLPHDLSPIGMFLAADMVVKAVMIGLALASVITWAIFVAKTFELFAAKARLSRAVRQLSAANGLAELKSTFNGKAGPAAEMVAAAIDEMVRSEAVLDHAPAAGLKERVASLLTRIEVRAGKRMTSGTGILASIGSVGPFVGLFGTVWGIMNSFIGISKAQTTNLAIVAPGIAEALLATAIGLVAAIPAVIIYNYFARAVGGYKVILADAAAAVERLVSRDLDHRLVRKAQPRRQDGFAHPADASIARIG; this is translated from the coding sequence ATGCCCAATCGAACACGATCGAAGCTGAATTTGTTGGCCGCAGCGACATTGGTGCTGGCTTCTGGTCTTCCCTCGACGGTCGTGTTTGCACAGGCGACAACCTCAACCGAAACGACCGCTCCTGCGGTCAGCCAGGCTCAAGACGCGGGACCTGCGGGAACGGCACGGGCCAATGCCAATGCAGCGGCCCGTGGCGAGCAGCCGACTGTCGACGGTCTTCCGGCCACCGGGTCTGAAGCCGGCGCACAAACACCGGCTGTGTCGATTGAGACGCCCGCAGCAGAAGCGGCGGCCAACCCAGTCCTGCCACACGACCTTTCGCCTATCGGCATGTTCCTTGCCGCCGACATGGTGGTGAAGGCAGTGATGATCGGGCTGGCGCTCGCCTCGGTCATCACCTGGGCGATTTTCGTGGCCAAGACGTTTGAACTCTTCGCCGCAAAGGCGCGCCTCAGCCGCGCCGTCCGTCAGCTCTCCGCTGCAAACGGGTTGGCAGAGCTTAAGTCCACATTCAACGGCAAGGCGGGCCCTGCCGCGGAAATGGTTGCCGCTGCGATCGATGAGATGGTGCGTTCGGAGGCTGTGCTCGATCACGCACCGGCAGCTGGTCTCAAGGAACGCGTCGCATCGCTGCTGACGCGTATCGAGGTTCGCGCCGGCAAGCGCATGACGAGCGGAACGGGCATCCTTGCCTCGATCGGCTCCGTCGGCCCGTTCGTCGGTCTGTTCGGAACCGTCTGGGGGATCATGAACTCCTTCATTGGCATCAGCAAAGCGCAGACGACCAACCTGGCGATCGTTGCTCCCGGTATTGCCGAAGCGCTGCTGGCGACCGCAATCGGTCTCGTTGCCGCTATCCCCGCCGTTATCATCTACAACTACTTTGCCCGCGCGGTGGGTGGCTACAAGGTGATCCTCGCCGACGCGGCAGCCGCCGTCGAACGGCTTGTCAGCCGCGATCTCGATCATCGCCTGGTCCGCAAGGCGCAACCGCGTCGCCAGGATGGCTTTGCCCATCCGGCAGACGCGTCGATCGCAAGGATCGGGTGA
- the exbD gene encoding TonB system transport protein ExbD — MAGKVTDSGGDLDENSEINVTPFIDVMLVLLIIFMVAAPLATVDMKVDLPQSASKPTPRDDKPVFVTLNADLGLAIGNEETAREEFAVELQRLTEGNTETRVLLRADKAVDYGELMTVMNLIQNAGYTKIALVGLEGAPGR, encoded by the coding sequence ATGGCCGGCAAGGTTACCGACAGCGGCGGCGATCTCGACGAGAACAGCGAGATCAACGTCACCCCATTCATCGATGTCATGCTCGTTTTGCTGATCATCTTCATGGTCGCGGCACCACTTGCGACCGTGGACATGAAGGTCGATCTGCCGCAATCGGCCTCCAAGCCGACGCCGCGCGACGATAAGCCGGTCTTCGTCACGCTCAACGCCGACCTCGGTCTGGCGATTGGCAACGAAGAAACAGCCCGTGAGGAATTTGCGGTGGAGCTTCAGCGCCTGACGGAGGGTAACACCGAGACGCGCGTTCTGCTGCGTGCGGACAAGGCCGTCGACTACGGCGAGCTGATGACGGTCATGAACCTCATCCAGAACGCCGGTTATACGAAGATTGCCCTCGTTGGGCTCGAAGGGGCGCCTGGCCGCTGA
- the lpxB gene encoding lipid-A-disaccharide synthase has product MSGQGYKLAVIAGEVSGDLLGADLVRALRAQCGRDVELVGVGGDGLEGEGLESLFDYSELSIMGFSQVLARLPKLILRIRQTANAIIAARPDALLIIDSPDFTHRVARRVRDALPDLPVINYVCPSVWAWKPERAPRMRSYVDHVLAVLPFEPETMRKLEGPPTTYIGHRLASDANVLAVRASRRERLNDVNGSAVSTCLLLPGSRSSEIKRLLPIFRQMTEELARRHSGVRLLLPTVPRQEKLVREITAGWTVQPEILVGATEKWAAFDKADAAIAASGTVILELALAGVPVVSTYDADWLVRLLHNRIRIWSGALPNLIADFPIVPEYFNQSIRPGALTRWVERLSGPTAQRASMLDGYALVQQRMATSRPPGELGAEIVLSYLQNRKPGHL; this is encoded by the coding sequence ATGAGCGGACAAGGCTACAAGCTGGCGGTCATTGCCGGCGAGGTATCGGGCGATCTTCTTGGCGCAGATCTGGTGCGGGCACTGCGTGCACAATGCGGGCGTGATGTCGAGCTTGTCGGCGTTGGCGGCGACGGTCTTGAGGGCGAAGGCCTGGAATCGCTGTTCGATTATTCCGAACTTTCGATCATGGGCTTCTCGCAAGTGCTCGCGCGTCTGCCAAAGTTGATTCTGCGCATCCGCCAGACGGCGAATGCCATTATTGCTGCGCGCCCCGATGCCTTGCTGATCATCGATAGTCCGGATTTCACCCATCGTGTCGCGCGTCGCGTTCGCGACGCGCTGCCGGATCTGCCTGTCATCAACTATGTCTGCCCGAGCGTATGGGCCTGGAAGCCGGAACGCGCGCCGCGCATGCGCAGCTATGTCGATCATGTTCTGGCGGTGCTGCCGTTCGAGCCCGAGACCATGCGCAAGCTTGAGGGGCCGCCGACGACCTATATCGGCCATCGGCTTGCCTCGGATGCCAATGTGCTTGCCGTCCGCGCCAGCCGACGCGAAAGACTGAACGACGTCAATGGTAGCGCGGTTTCCACCTGCCTGCTTCTGCCGGGATCGCGTTCAAGCGAAATCAAGCGGCTGCTACCGATCTTCAGGCAGATGACCGAGGAACTCGCTCGCCGGCATTCCGGCGTCCGCTTGCTGTTGCCGACGGTTCCGCGCCAGGAAAAACTGGTGCGCGAGATCACGGCCGGTTGGACGGTTCAGCCGGAAATATTGGTGGGAGCCACCGAGAAATGGGCTGCCTTCGACAAGGCGGATGCGGCAATCGCCGCGTCGGGAACGGTCATCCTAGAGCTTGCGCTAGCCGGCGTTCCCGTCGTTTCTACCTATGATGCCGACTGGCTTGTGCGGTTGCTGCACAACCGCATCCGCATCTGGAGCGGGGCGCTTCCCAATCTCATCGCCGATTTCCCGATCGTGCCGGAGTATTTCAACCAGAGCATTCGTCCGGGCGCCTTGACCCGCTGGGTCGAGCGGCTGTCCGGGCCGACGGCCCAGCGCGCGTCGATGCTCGACGGCTACGCGCTGGTACAGCAGCGCATGGCGACAAGCAGACCGCCGGGCGAATTGGGCGCCGAGATCGTCCTCTCCTATCTGCAAAATCGAAAGCCCGGTCATCTCTGA
- the fabZ gene encoding 3-hydroxyacyl-ACP dehydratase FabZ, which translates to MSEAATVLGTADIQEILKLLPHRYPFLLVDRIIEIDGDNSAIGIKNVSANEPHFTGHFPEKPIMPGVLLIEGMAQTAGAICARKTASGTNLVYFMTIDNARFRKPVVPGDRVEFHVVKQKQRGNIWKFHCDAKVDGQLVAEADIGAMIVSTEDA; encoded by the coding sequence ATGAGTGAGGCGGCAACGGTTCTGGGTACGGCTGATATTCAGGAGATCCTGAAGCTTCTTCCGCATCGTTATCCCTTCCTGCTCGTCGACCGGATCATCGAGATCGACGGCGACAATTCGGCGATCGGCATCAAGAACGTCTCGGCAAATGAGCCGCACTTTACCGGCCATTTTCCGGAGAAGCCGATCATGCCGGGCGTCCTGCTGATCGAGGGCATGGCGCAGACGGCGGGCGCGATCTGCGCGCGCAAGACTGCTTCGGGTACCAACCTCGTCTACTTCATGACCATCGACAATGCGCGCTTCCGCAAGCCGGTTGTTCCGGGTGATCGTGTTGAGTTTCATGTCGTGAAGCAGAAACAGCGCGGCAATATCTGGAAGTTTCATTGTGACGCAAAAGTTGACGGGCAACTTGTCGCGGAAGCTGATATCGGCGCGATGATAGTCAGCACGGAAGACGCTTAA
- the lpxD gene encoding UDP-3-O-(3-hydroxymyristoyl)glucosamine N-acyltransferase, which translates to MEQNWFFPPHQGIRLGDLANQIGADLTDGAVADRAIHSVAPVNRAKPGDVCYMLSRKYRAELESCQASAIICDKTIAPLVPSHIPVLLTARPHTAFALAGTLLHEAAMRPARNTSLAGVSPAAFVDPTARLEEGVEIEPMAVVGAGAEIGSGTRIAAGVVIGPGVRIGRDCTIAAGASVLCALVGNSVIIHPGARIGQDGFGYAPGPKGGMIKIVQVGRVIIQDHVEIGANTTIDRGTMDDTVIGEGTKIDNLVQIGHNVRIGRYCGIVSQVGIAGSTRIGDGVMIGGGSGVNGHITVGDGVQIAAMSGVASDVPAGERYGGIPARPMRDFLRDVAEMALRASDRQKKKDGTNE; encoded by the coding sequence ATGGAACAGAATTGGTTTTTTCCGCCCCATCAAGGGATTCGTCTGGGTGACCTGGCGAACCAAATTGGGGCGGATCTGACGGATGGCGCGGTGGCAGATCGCGCTATCCACTCGGTAGCACCTGTCAATCGGGCAAAGCCCGGTGACGTCTGTTACATGCTTTCGCGCAAGTACCGTGCTGAGCTGGAAAGCTGCCAGGCTTCCGCGATTATCTGCGACAAGACGATCGCCCCACTCGTACCGTCTCACATTCCCGTTCTCTTGACTGCGCGGCCGCATACGGCCTTCGCGCTGGCAGGTACACTCTTGCACGAGGCTGCCATGCGCCCGGCGCGCAATACCAGCCTTGCCGGTGTGTCGCCGGCCGCCTTCGTTGACCCGACGGCACGCCTTGAAGAGGGCGTGGAGATCGAGCCGATGGCAGTCGTTGGGGCCGGCGCCGAAATTGGTAGCGGAACGAGAATTGCCGCAGGTGTCGTCATAGGGCCGGGCGTTCGCATTGGCCGAGACTGCACGATCGCGGCGGGCGCAAGCGTTCTCTGCGCTCTTGTCGGCAACAGTGTCATCATTCACCCAGGTGCCCGGATCGGCCAGGATGGGTTCGGCTACGCGCCGGGCCCCAAGGGTGGAATGATCAAGATCGTTCAGGTCGGACGTGTGATCATTCAGGATCATGTCGAGATCGGCGCGAACACGACGATCGATCGTGGCACCATGGACGACACCGTCATCGGCGAAGGCACGAAGATCGACAACCTTGTACAGATCGGCCACAACGTCCGCATCGGCCGTTATTGCGGCATCGTCAGTCAGGTCGGCATCGCCGGCAGCACCAGGATTGGTGACGGCGTGATGATCGGCGGCGGTAGCGGCGTCAACGGCCACATCACTGTGGGTGACGGCGTTCAGATCGCTGCCATGAGCGGCGTTGCAAGCGACGTCCCTGCGGGCGAACGCTATGGCGGTATTCCAGCGCGCCCCATGCGCGATTTCCTGCGCGATGTCGCCGAAATGGCCTTGCGCGCAAGTGACAGACAGAAAAAGAAGGATGGCACGAATGAGTGA
- the gltA gene encoding citrate synthase, which produces MTEKSAVVTFDGKSAELPVRSGSIGPDVVDIGSLYKQTKMFTYDPGFTSTASCESKITYIDGDEGVLLHRGYPIEQLAEHGDFLEVCYLLLYGELPTKAQKADFDYRVTHHTMVHEQMSRFFTGFRRDAHPMAVMCGCVGALSAFYHDSTDITDPHQRMVASLRMIAKMPTIAAMAYKYHIGQPFVYPKNDLDYASNFLRMCFAVPCEEYVVNPVLSRAMDRIFILHADHEQNASTSTVRLAGSSGANPFACIAAGIACLWGPAHGGANEAALNMLAEIGTADRIPEYIAKAKDKNDPFRLMGFGHRVYKNYDPRAKIMQKTTHEVLAELGHKDDPLLEVAMELERIALTDEYFVEKKLYPNIDFYSGITLKALGFPTTMFTVLFALARTVGWIAQWNEMIEDPEQRIGRPRQLYVGAPQRDYVPVSKR; this is translated from the coding sequence ATGACAGAAAAAAGCGCGGTCGTAACATTCGATGGAAAGTCGGCGGAGCTACCAGTGCGATCGGGGTCCATCGGTCCTGATGTGGTCGATATCGGCTCGCTCTACAAGCAGACCAAGATGTTCACCTACGACCCGGGCTTTACGTCGACGGCGTCGTGCGAATCCAAGATCACCTATATCGACGGTGACGAAGGCGTGCTCCTGCACCGCGGCTACCCGATCGAACAGCTCGCAGAACATGGCGACTTCCTCGAAGTCTGCTATCTCCTGCTTTACGGCGAACTGCCGACGAAGGCGCAGAAGGCTGACTTCGACTACCGCGTCACACACCACACCATGGTGCATGAGCAGATGTCGCGCTTCTTCACCGGCTTCCGTCGCGATGCCCACCCGATGGCCGTCATGTGCGGTTGCGTCGGCGCCCTGTCGGCCTTCTATCACGACTCGACCGACATCACCGATCCGCACCAGCGCATGGTCGCTTCGCTGCGCATGATCGCCAAGATGCCGACGATCGCCGCGATGGCCTACAAGTACCATATCGGCCAGCCGTTCGTTTATCCGAAGAACGATCTAGACTACGCCTCGAACTTCCTGCGCATGTGCTTTGCCGTGCCTTGCGAGGAATATGTAGTGAACCCGGTGTTGTCGCGCGCCATGGATCGCATCTTCATCCTGCATGCCGACCACGAGCAGAATGCTTCGACCTCGACCGTGCGCCTTGCCGGTTCGTCAGGTGCCAATCCCTTTGCCTGCATCGCCGCTGGCATCGCCTGCCTCTGGGGCCCGGCCCACGGCGGCGCGAACGAAGCTGCGCTCAACATGCTGGCCGAAATCGGCACGGCTGACCGCATTCCGGAATACATCGCCAAGGCCAAGGACAAGAATGATCCGTTCCGCCTGATGGGCTTCGGCCACCGCGTCTACAAGAACTACGATCCGCGCGCCAAGATCATGCAGAAGACCACGCATGAAGTGCTTGCAGAACTCGGCCACAAGGACGATCCCCTCCTCGAAGTGGCGATGGAACTCGAACGTATCGCGCTCACCGACGAGTACTTCGTCGAGAAGAAGCTCTACCCGAACATCGACTTCTACTCCGGCATCACGCTGAAGGCGCTGGGCTTCCCCACCACCATGTTCACCGTGCTGTTCGCGCTTGCGCGCACCGTCGGCTGGATCGCCCAGTGGAACGAAATGATCGAAGATCCGGAACAGCGCATCGGCCGCCCGCGCCAGCTCTATGTCGGCGCTCCGCAGCGTGACTACGTGCCGGTCTCCAAGCGTTAA
- a CDS encoding protein-L-isoaspartate O-methyltransferase family protein: MNFEAARTKMVDNQIRTTDVTSHAILSAFLSVPREEFVPSRMKELAYIDADIELDGAKGASPRYLMEPSPLAKLLQLAEISKSDVVLEIGCGTGYASALLSLIAGSVVALESDEALAATATETLARLGYDNVAVVTGDLGKGYAGEAPYDVIFVHGSVEVLPPALFEQLRDGGRLIAVEGFGNASRAKLYVHEHGKTSERADFNTAVKPLPGFRREQTFVF, from the coding sequence ATGAATTTCGAAGCGGCGCGCACCAAGATGGTGGACAACCAGATCCGGACGACGGATGTGACGTCCCATGCGATCCTGTCCGCTTTCCTCTCCGTACCGCGCGAAGAATTCGTGCCTTCGCGGATGAAGGAACTCGCCTATATCGATGCCGACATCGAACTCGACGGCGCTAAGGGCGCAAGCCCGCGGTACCTGATGGAGCCGTCGCCGCTCGCCAAGCTGCTGCAACTCGCCGAAATCTCGAAGTCAGACGTGGTGCTGGAGATCGGCTGTGGCACCGGTTACGCCTCGGCGCTGCTTTCGTTGATCGCCGGTTCGGTCGTCGCACTCGAAAGCGATGAAGCGCTTGCCGCAACTGCGACGGAAACCTTGGCACGGCTGGGCTATGACAACGTTGCCGTGGTCACCGGCGATCTTGGCAAGGGATATGCCGGCGAGGCACCCTATGATGTCATTTTCGTTCATGGTTCGGTAGAAGTGCTTCCTCCGGCCTTGTTCGAGCAGTTGCGCGACGGCGGCCGGCTTATTGCCGTTGAAGGCTTCGGTAACGCTTCGCGTGCTAAGCTTTATGTCCATGAGCATGGGAAGACGTCCGAAAGGGCGGATTTCAACACTGCGGTCAAGCCGCTTCCCGGCTTCCGCCGCGAGCAGACTTTTGTTTTTTGA